A stretch of [Clostridium] scindens DNA encodes these proteins:
- a CDS encoding TadE family protein produces MGEESYRKMKKRVKSRSCLKGSLTVELSFLMPMILFLIMGCILASFYYHDKLILTGAAYETAVAGSTKAREKDGVKAGQLESLFVQRVKGKCILTSNARANVMVGKDEIEVYAIAFHGRMKISVVKRAAVTEPEKRIRDMQRLKEK; encoded by the coding sequence ATGGGGGAAGAGTCATATAGAAAAATGAAAAAGCGGGTAAAAAGCAGAAGCTGCTTAAAAGGCAGCCTGACGGTAGAATTGTCATTTCTTATGCCAATGATCCTTTTTCTGATTATGGGCTGCATCCTGGCGTCTTTTTATTACCATGACAAACTCATCTTAACTGGCGCGGCATATGAGACGGCTGTGGCAGGCAGCACAAAAGCGCGGGAAAAGGACGGGGTAAAGGCAGGACAGTTGGAAAGCCTTTTCGTCCAGAGGGTAAAAGGGAAGTGTATTCTGACCAGCAATGCTCGGGCGAATGTGATGGTCGGAAAGGACGAGATTGAAGTGTATGCTATTGCTTTCCACGGGCGCATGAAGATATCCGTGGTAAAAAGGGCGGCAGTCACAGAACCCGAGAAGCGTATTAGGGATATGCAAAGGTTGAAGGAGAAGTGA
- a CDS encoding CpaF family protein, with protein MIQAEQLHARILEELDMTREIEDEELTELIYRVLQEASSEEYLSLSRKTELGKELFNAFRKLDLLQEFLEDEGITEIMINGTKSIFFERDGRIYKSDKRFLSKEKLEDVIQQIVAGSNRLVNEASPIVDARLADGSRVNVVLAPVAVNGPIVTIRKFGKDAITMDQLIAWNSISKEISVFLATLVAAGYNIFISGGTGSGKTTFLNALSQYIPKDERIITIEDNAELKLQEIPNLVSLEARNPNVEGTGAVTIRDLIKSALRMRPDRIIVGEVRGAEAIDMLQALNTGHDGSLSTGHANSTADMLSRLETMVLMGMNLPLPAIQRQIASGIDIIVHLGRLQDKSRKLLEVSEVLGYEDGKICLQLLYKYEEEGEKEGKVTGNWRKIHEITNDQKLKMAGYDQEGTCDDHN; from the coding sequence ATGATACAGGCGGAACAGCTGCACGCCAGGATCCTGGAAGAACTGGATATGACCAGGGAGATAGAAGATGAGGAACTGACGGAATTGATCTACCGGGTTCTCCAGGAAGCGTCTTCAGAAGAATATCTTTCTCTTTCACGGAAGACGGAACTGGGCAAGGAACTATTCAATGCATTCCGCAAGCTGGACCTGCTTCAAGAGTTTCTGGAAGATGAAGGAATTACAGAGATCATGATTAACGGCACCAAAAGTATCTTTTTTGAACGGGATGGCAGGATCTATAAGTCGGACAAGCGGTTCCTGTCGAAGGAAAAACTGGAAGATGTCATCCAGCAGATCGTAGCGGGCTCTAACCGTCTGGTAAATGAAGCATCTCCCATCGTGGATGCCAGGCTGGCCGACGGCTCCCGGGTCAATGTAGTGCTAGCGCCAGTGGCAGTGAACGGGCCTATTGTTACGATAAGAAAATTTGGAAAAGATGCCATTACCATGGATCAGCTGATTGCATGGAATTCCATCAGCAAAGAAATATCTGTTTTTCTGGCCACCCTGGTGGCAGCCGGATATAACATATTCATAAGTGGAGGGACCGGTTCCGGGAAAACCACTTTCTTAAATGCATTATCGCAGTATATTCCAAAGGATGAAAGAATTATAACCATTGAAGACAACGCAGAATTAAAATTGCAGGAAATCCCCAATCTGGTAAGCCTTGAGGCAAGGAATCCCAATGTGGAGGGGACAGGCGCCGTGACGATCCGCGATCTGATCAAGTCGGCCCTGAGAATGCGCCCAGATCGGATTATTGTGGGCGAGGTCCGGGGAGCGGAGGCGATCGATATGCTGCAGGCCCTAAATACTGGACACGATGGCAGTCTTAGTACCGGCCATGCCAACAGTACGGCAGATATGCTTTCCAGGCTGGAGACGATGGTATTGATGGGAATGAATCTTCCCTTGCCGGCAATTCAAAGGCAGATTGCCTCGGGCATTGATATCATCGTCCATCTTGGGAGACTGCAGGATAAGAGCCGAAAATTACTGGAAGTGTCGGAGGTTCTGGGATATGAGGACGGAAAGATATGTCTCCAGTTATTGTATAAGTATGAAGAAGAAGGAGAGAAGGAAGGGAAGGTTACAGGGAATTGGAGGAAGATACATGAGATTACGAACGATCAGAAACTTAAGATGGCCGGATATGACCAAGAGGGAACTTGCGATGATCATAATTAA
- a CDS encoding Rpn family recombination-promoting nuclease/putative transposase, protein MGKTKDLIPLKELNLTNRFLFDEVLEDPQTHQDILSIIFGRDIPLLEQNETEKELRVSPHLRAVRMDVYAMDEEKSVYNTEMQQKKRTDLAKRSRYYQSMIDAGLLEPGIPDYNQLNNSYIIIITPFDLFGYGRYVYTFRAGCLEEPECCLEDGAVRIFLNTRGKNDGEVSKELVGFLRYVEDTTDEVAADMDSERIKRIHNRVRKVKASEEVGVKYMQAWEERYYDKEEARQEGLEEGRQEGLEEGRQKGLEEGRQEGREIGKQEAIKNLIRKKLKKGCSAEEIADILEEELGMIQGLIDEIEKENL, encoded by the coding sequence ATGGGGAAAACAAAAGATTTGATACCATTAAAAGAGTTAAACCTTACGAACCGTTTTCTGTTTGATGAAGTGCTGGAAGATCCGCAGACACATCAGGATATTCTCAGTATTATCTTTGGAAGGGATATTCCTTTGCTGGAACAAAATGAGACGGAAAAAGAGTTGAGGGTATCGCCGCATCTGCGTGCAGTTCGGATGGATGTATACGCCATGGATGAAGAAAAGTCAGTTTACAACACCGAAATGCAGCAGAAAAAAAGGACGGACTTGGCAAAGCGCAGCAGATATTACCAGTCTATGATAGACGCAGGCCTTCTGGAACCGGGAATTCCGGATTATAACCAGTTAAATAATTCGTATATTATTATAATCACTCCATTCGACCTGTTTGGATATGGCAGATATGTGTACACGTTTCGTGCTGGATGCCTGGAAGAGCCCGAATGCTGCCTTGAAGATGGAGCGGTCCGCATATTTCTGAATACCCGGGGAAAGAATGATGGCGAGGTATCCAAAGAACTAGTGGGATTCCTGCGTTATGTGGAAGACACTACGGATGAAGTGGCTGCAGATATGGACAGCGAACGGATTAAGCGTATCCATAACCGTGTGCGTAAGGTAAAAGCCAGTGAAGAAGTAGGGGTGAAGTATATGCAGGCATGGGAAGAAAGGTACTACGACAAAGAAGAGGCAAGGCAGGAAGGGCTGGAAGAAGGAAGGCAGGAAGGACTGGAAGAAGGAAGACAGAAAGGATTGGAAGAAGGAAGGCAGGAAGGAAGAGAAATAGGAAAACAGGAAGCCATTAAAAATTTAATCAGAAAAAAATTAAAAAAGGGCTGTTCGGCAGAGGAAATTGCGGATATACTGGAAGAGGAACTGGGCATGATCCAGGGGCTTATTGATGAGATAGAGAAAGAAAATCTGTGA
- a CDS encoding DUF5702 domain-containing protein — translation MESASIQMAKNYRRADMNRAVECMFAEYQKELLDEYHIFALDGSYETGQYEQSNLMKRLEYYGAGNMEQEIKRIQFLTDQGCQSFFDQITAYMEHKYGIDSVKDMLGMTSVWGQQQDKGAEYAKEEAETQKGLEDLLALNDSELPKEENPIDHVGRLKAQPLLELILPKDRALSEKHANEKEMLSARARQEGYGDFSDVAEAGGTVSSLLFGEYLLENFSSFTDEGKGGALDYELEYILAGAGSDKENLEKVARKLMMLRFVPNYAYIQTDGEMKAEAEAAAATLCTLLAIPAITGAAAQAILLAWAYGETVMDLRSMLKGNRVPLVKSRETWQLQLSSLLTLGTQEDTKEGADAPEGLEYKDYLRMLLFLAPKQTSGLRALGIIEQNLRKVYGQAYFRADLCISRVEFRSVCRLRRGIHYEFPTYFGYQ, via the coding sequence ATGGAAAGCGCCTCGATACAGATGGCGAAGAATTACAGACGGGCGGATATGAATCGGGCAGTCGAGTGCATGTTCGCAGAATACCAGAAAGAATTGCTGGACGAGTACCATATATTTGCACTGGACGGAAGCTATGAGACAGGGCAATATGAGCAGTCGAACTTGATGAAGCGTTTAGAGTATTATGGTGCGGGAAATATGGAACAGGAGATAAAGCGGATACAGTTCCTTACGGACCAGGGCTGTCAATCTTTCTTTGATCAGATTACCGCATATATGGAGCACAAGTATGGAATAGATTCGGTCAAGGATATGCTGGGGATGACTTCCGTCTGGGGACAGCAGCAGGATAAAGGAGCAGAGTATGCAAAGGAGGAAGCTGAAACCCAAAAAGGCTTGGAAGATCTGTTGGCCTTAAATGACAGCGAACTGCCTAAAGAGGAGAACCCCATTGACCATGTAGGTCGATTGAAGGCCCAGCCATTGCTGGAACTGATACTGCCCAAAGACAGGGCATTATCAGAAAAGCACGCCAATGAAAAGGAAATGCTCTCCGCTAGAGCCAGGCAGGAGGGATATGGAGATTTTTCCGATGTGGCGGAGGCGGGAGGAACTGTATCTTCTCTCCTTTTCGGAGAATATCTGCTGGAGAATTTCTCATCCTTTACAGATGAAGGAAAGGGAGGAGCCTTAGATTATGAATTGGAGTATATCCTGGCGGGTGCAGGCAGTGACAAAGAGAATCTGGAGAAGGTAGCAAGAAAATTAATGATGCTTAGGTTCGTTCCTAATTATGCGTATATTCAAACGGATGGAGAGATGAAGGCAGAAGCAGAGGCGGCGGCCGCAACGCTGTGCACGCTTCTTGCCATCCCTGCCATCACGGGCGCTGCTGCCCAGGCGATTCTTCTGGCATGGGCCTACGGAGAGACGGTGATGGATCTTCGGTCTATGCTAAAGGGAAACCGCGTGCCGCTGGTAAAGTCCAGGGAAACCTGGCAGCTCCAGTTATCTTCGCTTCTTACTCTGGGGACGCAAGAGGATACGAAAGAAGGAGCCGATGCGCCGGAAGGCCTTGAATATAAAGACTATCTGAGGATGCTGCTTTTTCTGGCGCCCAAACAGACATCTGGATTACGGGCACTTGGAATCATTGAGCAGAATCTGAGAAAAGTATATGGACAGGCATACTTTCGTGCAGACTTGTGTATCAGCAGGGTAGAGTTTCGATCAGTCTGCAGGTTAAGAAGAGGAATCCATTATGAATTTCCAACTTATTTTGGATATCAGTAG
- a CDS encoding TadE/TadG family type IV pilus assembly protein: MNSKILPLEPIYSVLTGRTSASASKKGSVTVEAAMAVPLFFLAIVSLLYLMETMAIQASVRCGLQAAGKKAADEASSTAVIMPYRIESDVVNSIGQDRLERSIVSGGSGGIHCDKSRMSPRTGIGELVASYEIRVPLPVFGIPPAKHEEKLRIKAWTGYEKQGFGREDDDTVYVTETGLVYHRDYHCTHLELSIHMVPQSEIEALRNEGGGKYHPCEHCMKGTVGGVYITDTGDRYHSSLSCSGLKRTVYAVPLSEVIGKGACSRCGK, encoded by the coding sequence ATGAATAGTAAAATACTCCCCTTAGAACCTATCTATTCTGTCTTGACCGGGAGGACATCTGCATCCGCCTCTAAGAAAGGCAGCGTAACCGTGGAGGCGGCGATGGCGGTTCCGCTGTTTTTTCTCGCAATTGTGAGTCTTCTGTATCTGATGGAGACGATGGCAATCCAGGCCTCCGTCCGGTGCGGGCTCCAGGCAGCCGGAAAGAAAGCGGCAGATGAAGCCAGCAGCACGGCGGTCATAATGCCTTACCGCATAGAGAGCGATGTTGTGAATTCGATCGGCCAGGATCGGCTGGAAAGGAGTATCGTATCAGGAGGCAGCGGAGGGATCCACTGTGACAAGTCCAGAATGTCGCCCCGTACGGGAATCGGAGAATTGGTGGCATCATATGAGATACGCGTCCCGCTCCCTGTATTTGGTATCCCGCCGGCAAAGCACGAAGAAAAACTGCGTATCAAGGCTTGGACAGGCTATGAGAAGCAGGGATTTGGACGTGAGGACGATGATACGGTCTATGTAACGGAAACTGGGCTGGTGTATCACCGTGATTACCACTGTACGCACCTGGAACTATCCATACATATGGTGCCCCAGTCGGAGATAGAAGCTTTAAGAAATGAAGGCGGTGGAAAGTATCATCCATGCGAGCATTGTATGAAAGGAACTGTAGGCGGGGTGTATATCACAGATACCGGCGACCGTTACCATAGTTCGCTATCCTGCAGCGGCCTAAAGCGAACCGTCTATGCAGTGCCGCTGTCAGAGGTAATAGGAAAGGGGGCTTGCTCAAGATGTGGGAAATAA
- a CDS encoding rhomboid family intramembrane serine protease has product MNSKKMKAPCTILLLAANVAVFFLLSFQGATEDGLFMLEHGAMYVPFITEQGEYYRMFTSMFLHFGFEHLFNNMITLALIGWNLEVEIGSIRFLVIYILSGLGGNILSSWWDIRLADYAISAGASGAIFGIIGALLYVAIRNRGRIGDISGRGIVFMIFITLYYGYSSGGVDNMAHIGGLVTGFLLCILLYWKRKREDSSFIQY; this is encoded by the coding sequence ATGAATAGCAAGAAGATGAAGGCTCCATGTACAATTTTATTACTGGCTGCCAATGTGGCAGTGTTCTTTTTGCTGTCCTTTCAAGGCGCGACGGAAGACGGGCTTTTTATGCTGGAACATGGGGCAATGTATGTACCCTTTATTACCGAACAGGGAGAATACTACCGGATGTTTACCAGCATGTTTCTTCATTTTGGCTTTGAGCATCTCTTTAACAATATGATTACGCTGGCATTGATCGGCTGGAACCTGGAAGTCGAGATTGGCAGCATCAGGTTTTTGGTTATATATATTCTAAGCGGTCTGGGTGGAAATATCCTGTCCTCATGGTGGGACATCCGCTTGGCAGACTATGCCATATCTGCCGGAGCCTCGGGAGCAATTTTTGGAATTATCGGTGCTTTATTATATGTAGCAATCCGCAACAGAGGTCGGATCGGCGATATATCGGGCAGAGGCATTGTCTTTATGATTTTTATTACGCTTTATTATGGATACTCTAGCGGAGGAGTTGACAATATGGCTCATATCGGCGGATTGGTGACGGGATTCCTGCTATGCATCCTGCTGTACTGGAAGCGTAAGCGTGAAGACAGTTCCTTTATCCAATACTGA
- a CDS encoding HIT family protein → MKDENCIFCKLANGEIPTATLYEDEDFRVILDASPASKGHALIIPKEHYANLYELDDELAGKALVLAKKMITKLTGILDCDGYNIVQNNGESAGQTVFHFHMHMIPRHTGDGVGLGWKMGELTEEDKNDILSKIKK, encoded by the coding sequence ATGAAGGACGAAAACTGCATATTCTGTAAACTTGCCAATGGTGAAATCCCTACAGCTACATTATATGAAGATGAGGATTTCAGGGTAATACTGGATGCAAGTCCGGCATCAAAAGGTCACGCTTTGATAATTCCAAAGGAACATTATGCTAATCTGTATGAATTAGATGATGAGTTGGCCGGAAAAGCGCTTGTGCTTGCCAAGAAGATGATTACGAAGCTAACAGGCATCCTGGACTGTGATGGTTATAATATTGTCCAGAACAATGGCGAGTCGGCAGGGCAGACCGTATTCCACTTCCATATGCATATGATTCCAAGACATACTGGCGACGGCGTGGGCCTGGGATGGAAGATGGGCGAATTGACAGAAGAAGATAAAAATGATATCTTATCAAAGATAAAAAAATAA
- a CDS encoding pro-sigmaK processing inhibitor BofA family protein, whose protein sequence is MPEQKSHILVNFLVRAIIGIAIIFFVNEFLASKGISAQVGMNPVTFLTSGVFGIPGVALLYGITIYQIL, encoded by the coding sequence ATGCCGGAACAGAAATCTCATATTTTGGTTAATTTTTTAGTACGGGCAATCATAGGTATTGCAATTATTTTTTTTGTAAATGAGTTTTTGGCTTCTAAGGGGATCTCTGCGCAGGTTGGCATGAATCCAGTAACATTTTTGACGTCCGGAGTCTTTGGAATCCCAGGGGTCGCGCTTCTTTACGGCATTACTATCTACCAGATTTTGTAA
- a CDS encoding prepilin peptidase: MWEISQVFCMGILLSLSVIDIHFRRIPVDILVMASIAALVYQGITRQADLWMAAGGAGVGILFLLVSKVTREGFGYGDSWAILALGIYLGLWGVLDVLAGTFCLLAAASLICLTAKKMSRKHTIPFIPFLAAGYLLSVLTGGR, from the coding sequence ATGTGGGAAATAAGCCAGGTGTTTTGCATGGGTATATTGCTAAGCCTTTCTGTGATTGACATTCATTTCCGAAGGATACCTGTGGATATCCTGGTCATGGCGAGCATTGCAGCATTAGTCTATCAGGGGATAACAAGGCAGGCGGATCTGTGGATGGCAGCAGGTGGCGCTGGCGTAGGAATTCTGTTTCTCCTGGTCAGCAAGGTTACGCGGGAAGGCTTTGGTTACGGAGATAGTTGGGCGATTTTAGCCTTGGGAATATATCTGGGGCTGTGGGGAGTGCTGGATGTGCTGGCGGGGACATTTTGCCTCCTCGCTGCGGCCTCTTTGATTTGTCTGACGGCAAAGAAAATGTCTAGAAAACATACGATTCCATTCATTCCTTTTCTGGCGGCAGGATATTTGCTTAGCGTGCTGACAGGGGGAAGATAA
- a CDS encoding type II secretion system F family protein, translating to MRLRTIRNLRWPDMTKRELAMIIIKSGAVTLVTAWLYYRSFWMLLPLLPVWAWHFKMMAEEVARKKDQEFLLQFKEAIQAMASALNTGYSVENSLLEAQKELRLLYPEDARISREFLVMARQLRLHVPMEQILEEFAGRSGLEDVENFVAVFAVARKSGGDMISIIRNTANQIGDKIDVKREIDTVLAAKKYEFRVMAAIPYAIIGYMSLSFPEFMDSLYGNIMGIGVMSACLAIYLGAYYLGARIIRIEV from the coding sequence ATGAGATTACGAACGATCAGAAACTTAAGATGGCCGGATATGACCAAGAGGGAACTTGCGATGATCATAATTAAGTCAGGCGCAGTTACTTTAGTGACCGCCTGGCTGTACTATCGTTCATTCTGGATGCTGCTGCCACTGCTGCCTGTATGGGCCTGGCATTTTAAGATGATGGCAGAAGAAGTGGCTCGCAAGAAAGATCAGGAATTCCTGCTGCAGTTCAAAGAAGCAATCCAAGCCATGGCATCGGCTCTGAATACAGGATATTCTGTAGAGAATTCACTTCTTGAGGCGCAGAAGGAATTAAGGCTTCTGTACCCTGAGGATGCGAGAATATCACGAGAATTTCTGGTGATGGCAAGACAACTAAGGCTTCACGTGCCAATGGAGCAGATCCTGGAGGAGTTTGCCGGAAGGTCCGGGCTGGAGGATGTGGAGAACTTCGTGGCAGTATTTGCAGTTGCAAGAAAAAGCGGAGGAGATATGATTTCTATTATCCGTAATACAGCAAACCAGATAGGGGACAAGATTGATGTGAAAAGAGAGATAGATACCGTGCTGGCGGCTAAGAAGTATGAGTTTCGGGTAATGGCGGCAATCCCGTATGCGATTATCGGCTATATGTCATTAAGTTTCCCGGAATTTATGGACAGCCTGTATGGGAACATAATGGGAATCGGGGTGATGTCGGCATGCCTGGCAATATATTTGGGCGCATATTATCTTGGAGCAAGAATCATAAGGATCGAGGTATAA
- a CDS encoding YaaL family protein, producing MRLFERGSAAEEDVYRRLSFDPQCDTLIEEIAQARQEIEDAYNNFQNASDPDLIDCYIYKGNAAWKRYRFLLRQAKMIS from the coding sequence ATGAGATTATTTGAGCGAGGAAGTGCTGCCGAAGAAGATGTATACAGGCGCTTATCCTTCGATCCCCAGTGCGATACTTTGATTGAAGAGATCGCCCAGGCAAGGCAGGAAATCGAAGATGCATACAACAACTTCCAGAATGCTTCAGACCCGGACTTGATCGACTGCTATATCTACAAAGGCAATGCTGCCTGGAAACGCTACCGTTTCCTTCTGCGGCAGGCCAAGATGATTTCATAA
- a CDS encoding DUF6382 domain-containing protein, which translates to MERKITIEEHTLYQEDYQIRMLKASSLDGILKVGARGMNGSSYYDYDVSGKVSMKAMYERSKISGEDLKLFLTQFKAVIKEVEAYLLNIHCILLKPEYIFYEESRFFFCYYPLADQDLWEEFHTLTEYFVRQGDYEDQECVRLVFLLHKATMEENYSLEKIMAECLKHPEKEETVEEIEEMEYDTKEHDWITEQEMGSSIMKETENLWTPVKRFLNKHKKPKWGDWDGLHIEEEEL; encoded by the coding sequence ATGGAACGTAAGATTACAATTGAAGAACATACCTTATATCAAGAAGACTATCAAATACGGATGCTGAAGGCGAGTTCGCTGGATGGGATTCTGAAGGTTGGCGCAAGAGGAATGAACGGCAGCAGTTATTATGATTATGATGTCAGTGGGAAAGTTTCCATGAAAGCAATGTATGAGCGAAGCAAGATCAGTGGAGAGGACCTTAAGCTGTTTCTGACGCAGTTCAAGGCAGTTATTAAAGAAGTGGAGGCGTATTTGCTGAATATACATTGTATCTTGCTGAAGCCGGAATATATCTTCTATGAGGAGAGCAGATTCTTTTTCTGCTATTATCCTCTGGCAGATCAGGACCTGTGGGAAGAGTTTCATACATTGACAGAGTATTTTGTCAGGCAGGGGGATTATGAAGACCAGGAGTGCGTCCGCCTGGTTTTTCTGCTTCATAAGGCCACAATGGAAGAGAATTACAGCCTGGAAAAGATTATGGCAGAATGCCTGAAACATCCTGAAAAGGAAGAAACAGTAGAGGAGATAGAAGAAATGGAATATGATACAAAGGAACATGACTGGATTACGGAACAGGAGATGGGAAGTTCCATTATGAAAGAAACAGAAAACCTGTGGACGCCTGTGAAACGATTTCTCAATAAGCATAAAAAACCTAAGTGGGGCGACTGGGATGGGCTGCATATAGAGGAAGAAGAACTATAA
- a CDS encoding sensor histidine kinase, producing the protein MFSTTDYDKLQQIMAESPQKKELLTRLLESHRMDISTISHEIRNPLTLVYSTLQLIESQHPEVLTFPHWEGMRQDIEYMKQLLEQLSSYNNGERLECASTDARTFLRKIALSFASTLVDSQIEFTSKIPTTLPPVCIDPMKMKQVILNLLRNAQDAVLSCPDKDHAAISLSAAFQNQQVVITISDTGCGIAPEDLSTIFEPFITHKQNGTGLGLAIAKRIVSAHHGSLTVESVLDKGTVFTLTLPVQQDA; encoded by the coding sequence ATGTTTTCAACGACAGACTACGACAAATTACAACAAATCATGGCAGAAAGTCCACAGAAAAAAGAACTTCTCACACGACTCCTGGAGTCCCATCGCATGGACATCAGCACCATCAGTCACGAAATCCGTAACCCATTGACGCTCGTATACAGCACCTTGCAATTAATTGAATCCCAGCATCCGGAAGTATTAACCTTTCCTCATTGGGAAGGAATGCGGCAAGATATTGAATATATGAAGCAGTTATTAGAGCAGCTCTCCTCATATAACAATGGCGAGCGTCTGGAATGCGCTTCAACAGATGCACGAACCTTTTTGAGAAAGATCGCGCTATCCTTCGCTTCCACCCTTGTGGATTCACAGATTGAATTTACTTCAAAGATCCCTACCACGCTTCCACCCGTATGCATTGATCCTATGAAAATGAAGCAAGTAATTCTAAACTTGCTAAGAAATGCCCAGGATGCGGTTCTTTCATGCCCGGATAAGGATCATGCGGCCATCTCTTTGTCTGCTGCCTTCCAAAACCAGCAGGTCGTTATTACTATATCCGACACTGGCTGTGGCATCGCGCCAGAAGACCTGTCCACAATATTCGAGCCATTCATAACCCATAAGCAAAACGGCACTGGCTTAGGCCTTGCAATAGCCAAGCGTATCGTTTCGGCCCATCACGGTTCTCTAACGGTAGAATCAGTATTGGATAAAGGAACTGTCTTCACGCTTACGCTTCCAGTACAGCAGGATGCATAG
- a CDS encoding Flp1 family type IVb pilin produces the protein MWKIWYISQVLREKRGIGVVEVILILVVLIGLVIIFKSQLTSLVQTIFQKITSESSGI, from the coding sequence ATGTGGAAAATATGGTATATATCGCAAGTATTAAGAGAAAAGAGAGGAATCGGAGTCGTAGAAGTTATATTGATACTGGTGGTGCTGATTGGGCTGGTCATTATATTCAAGTCCCAGCTTACCAGCCTGGTGCAGACAATCTTCCAGAAGATAACCAGCGAAAGTTCAGGTATCTAG